The bacterium genome segment CCCGGAAGGTAGTCTGGGTATTGCAGCTGGTGGAGGAACTTGATCGGGTCCCGGAGCAGTATTTCAAGAAACTGGTCTCCACCGATGATATCTGGGAAATCCGGGTCCGGACCGGCGGGGAGATCTTCCGGTTGCTGGGCTTTTTCGACGGGGCCAGCTTGATTGTTTTAAACCACGCATTTTCAAAAAAATCCCGAAAAACTCCGGCCGGAGCCATCAATCTGGCGGAAAACAGGAAGAGGGATTACCTGAGGAGAAAGAAGAGATGAGCGATGTCAAAAAGTATGTTGCGGAGAGAAAGA includes the following:
- a CDS encoding type II toxin-antitoxin system RelE/ParE family toxin, which encodes MRTIIFYRTESSRCPVKEFLDSLKAQQARKVVWVLQLVEELDRVPEQYFKKLVSTDDIWEIRVRTGGEIFRLLGFFDGASLIVLNHAFSKKSRKTPAGAINLAENRKRDYLRRKKR